Genomic segment of Arctopsyche grandis isolate Sample6627 chromosome 3, ASM5162203v2, whole genome shotgun sequence:
CCTTATAAAATATAACCTATGTAACATAATCTAAATGGTAGATAATGCGGAAGTAGGTAATTGTAAAACAACTACAGTGGATTTAACCTTGCTAATTATTGTCTATTTCATATCAATTGAACAATAATGAACACAACCAGTTATATTATTGAGCATAAAATTCATTGGAAAAGCAACGTTAAACTTTTGTCAGCTATCAAACCACTAAAATTTCATTCGTTAGTTGATTTACTAGTTCGCAGCAGTAAGTGCATATATTTTCGCGTCAGTGTATCTGCGGAGTATCTGCGGAATCTTGCGTCGTAAGCTTTAGCTAAAAACCAAAGCTAGTGTACACacttactagtcagtgtatactgattTGAGATTTCACgatcttatataaaaaaatgtatttttaattatagtaatttgtcttgaagtgatgataatctgtcttgaagtggGGATTTGTGGTAACAGAAATATCCAAAGTAGTAtattttcttaataacatctgGTTTGTCTTCGAAACATAATCTTCTGAACGATTTCTCGAATAATCAATCGAGAATATAACATTACAAGGCCTTGTTGTTTATTTCTGCGCGCTCCGCACTGATTTGTTccgagggaatcgtttcgtgagccgagtcccttgccatacTTGCActctgtgtaaatatgtgttattttaacaacaaaaagTTCAGAATGTtttattcttagtgaaaattccataaatgcttgaagagacgagtaCATTAAGAAATGTTTTGTCTTCAACGGAACGTTtatacataacaattcgccagtaccgctaagggaacagaattgagatgGCGAGTCGGACCATACCGTAACAATCCATTAGCATTACCAATATCTCAGGTAGATGtcgattccggtttctgaacttcgctaatccgagGGAACAATATTAATATGGACAACAATCTGAATTTATTTAATCGGCATAGTCCCTCTAGTCAGTGGCGGATAtgaaatttgaggcccccaACTTCAGTAAAATAATATTGTCATCGTTTTTTGACATGCTTTTCAGTAGGTATATGGCTTTTCATTAagattttacaaaaccatatttttatttatttatttactatatgtactttttttttataccatatttttatttatttatttactatacagTTTTTAGGAGAAAATAGGtaggtactattttaaaatattatgtaaaatcggtattattttaatttattcttggcTTACAAACTtattgtggacaatgataataatttataagtTGAAACTTTTGTTAGTAAAGGCCCATTTTGGGGGCCCCAAGATTCGGGGGTAGCAGTAGCGTTTTCGTATCATCCAATGTTGATTAAAAAATCGGGGGAACATTTAAATAGTCTCAGATGAAATTTCTTTAAtagttaaaattagtgtgtttaAACATAACAGAGTTGTTGTTAAATAATGATTTGTTTATATCGTACATTTACATTGTGAAAATCATTGACAGTTTCATTTATTACGGTCAATTACGAGCTTTCATACGTAATTTAGACACAATACTGCAGACTTACTGTAAATCACTAAGACAACTAGTGATTATTTTTACCAACAGTTTTGGGGAAACAAagtgtttataatttttcttaCAAAAACCAGTTTGGTTGAGATGCTGCAGTACCACAGTTCTATAAGTCGACCGCGCTTGgttacaaataattatttttgctcTATTCATTGAATATGCACGCATAATTACAATCAGATTTATAacgattttaaaagaaaaactcCTATCACCGCAAATATGTTAGTTCTAAGGCAATGACATTGAATGTGTACAACGAAATCAAGACAATTAGTTCAAAGCGGCCATGTTTGTTTACGATACCGCATTGTTCATACAATTCGAAACTAACAACGTCAACCGTGTTGCTTCACGAAAATAAGCCGTAAGCGCATACACATTAAAGAGCAAAATCGAATACACAATGACCGATCCCGACATTAAACGTCAATATGACGTTACTGTTTGCAGTTTGAACTTCAACGTCGTGTAAATAATAAACGCGACTAATTATATCATAATACATTAGTACCGAGCACAAAACgaagtacatatgcacatgtcaAATTTGACATATGCAGATGCACGTGACCGGCACGTCACTCACATCTCCTTCGAAGACTTCCCATGCAGCATCCAACTCGTCTTCCTGAGCGTCCACCACACCAGGCATCAGCAATGACACAGTACTACACATTATCGCTTGCTTTTCCTCGCCCACATCGCCAACGCTGATTACACCATCCACGTCTGCCTCCAGATCGAAATTGATAATTCTGTGGGCCTCAGCTTTCGAACCACGTATCGATCTGTTCACTTCGTGTAATTGtatcgatgaataattactatcgGCGAACGACACGAATGACGAGTTACCGCAAGCTACTTTGGCGCACAACTAACGGTTTGCGGGTTAGAAACCCCACAAGTTTCTCTACAATAGGCGACATCTACGCACCATCCGAGTGTGATGACTCGCATTGCTAATCTGCGCATGTTGAATCAATTTGCTTATGTTATCTGTAAGCCGGTTTTAATGTTGTATCTAATCGAAATTCTTAAGTAGGGCTTTCACAGCCAGTTTTGttattgatttaattgaaattcttAAGTAGGGTTTTCGCACAGAAATCTGGATTTAAAGTTTTGCGTATGAAAGGTTTCAAAATGCCTAGGGTTTACTAAAAGGCTGGTTAAGCACAACTAAGGTTTATTCGGGGAAATTAGTTTGTACTTAAATTCTACATTATTTTGGCCTTTCTCAAGGTCTGGGCCTGGCTATTTTGTAAGGTTTTTTACCTATTTAGTTTCTTTGTCTAGAtcaaaaaaatgctaaaataaaATTGCCTTTTTCGCTAGAATGTCAACTTTGCCATTTTCaagacatatataaattttttaaattaaaataaaaacgagtagtcttaaattattttattacacattcattacttaaatttaaatgttacataatttgatcaaattatataaactggattaaactatacatatatttaatttagatcAGGTACTTAActagttatttaaaatttgtttaatactTTTTTAGACACTTTTACAAGATATATAGACATAAAAATTATGGTGCAGCGGCACGTGGTTGCTTTGCGCCACTCAGAACAACGAAAGCGGCTTGTGCTTCTTTTTGACGAGCTTGCAAAAGTGCCAGGGTTCCCAAGGGTGTGTCTGTAGAGCTCATCTTTTTCATAagctgtaataaaaataataaaaaaaacaatcaaaataaaaatttcgaaGAACTCCAATTCACAAGAAATGATTAACATACCCCCTCTTGTTGATTTTGTTTGATACgtttttcttgtttattttttccagGGCCTTTACCGTGAAACTTGTGAGAGAGATAACGAAATGCTTCTTTTGGTGGTAATGGTCTACCATCGTCATCGACATAATCTAACTTAACATTAGGACGAAAACCGTCCTTTTCCCTGAACTCACAAGTGGGCCCTGAATAGCCACGCTCCCTGCGATTCAATTTTTCGTCCTCcctaaaattatacaataaccTTAGTTAGAAATGCAAGCTTAACATTGATCACAtataatctaaatatatattCTTACCCGTGAGCTTTGTCATCAATTGAATAATGATGTGCACGCAAGTGGGAAAGACCAGCAGGAGCAGCTCGAGCTTCACGTCCTCTTTCTAAATAACCTTTGCTCAGAGCTAAACGTAAAGCTCCTGCTAAACCTGCACCAACTGCAGGTTCTGCTGCCAAAGCACCACCTCCatctaaaaaattcaaatacgtattaataataaattaatcgtCAAAAagctataaatatgtacgtaacaATTTATCGATGTATTTACCTCTTGTAACATCAACTTGTTGTTCAGTTTCAGTATCCACTGAATTCCAAGCACCCTCAGCTTTATCACTTTCTGCCATCTCAGCTTCTACAGATCGTTCCAAttcctaatataaaaaatacatggttaaaattatgataaaacttCACTTGGGCgtgaaaaaagtattaaaaaaaaaaaaaaaaataccattaacTCCTCAGCGTCAACATCCCTGTTGCCAGCCTGACCATAAGTAGGAATATCTCCAAGAGTTCTGCAGAACTCTGCTGTGCTATCTAAAACTATACCACCAGTAAATTCTTCAGTTTCTTCAACTTCTTCCTTTATCGAAGCTACTATATGTTCaaactgaaataataaaaaaaacttaataaagaataacttaaaaaaaaaaactcaataaagaaaattaataaagaaaagAACCTTGGGCAATTTCTGTTGTTCCGCCAATTTAAGTTTTCTCGCTTTAGCAAGTGCTAATTCTAATTCattgtcttcttcttcttcttcttcaaccTCAGGTTTCAGAATGGAAAAGTTAACTTTTATGTCTGTAAAAAGTTTTATAATAGAATGataaagataaattatttttaggaaactacatgattaaaaaaaaaggttaccaGTGTCATCTGTGATTATAACGTCATTATCTTCAATAACTTCTATGTCAGAGCCATCATCTTCAATCTTtggtttttttcttattttcccCTGTGAAGTgtgtaaaaattcaatatatataaataatcaatagacatacttaatattttttaacataaatcAATGCGAAccttcttctttgtttttttgaacTTGGCTTTGATTTCGTCTTCTGTGTAATATTCAGAGGCAATTTTTAAATCAGGTAGTACCAAAGATTCTACACGTTTTGAAGATAGTTTTTCTCTTATCTGCAAGAAAATGATGCAAATTcgaggtgaaaaaaaaaaaaaaatgtattttaataatgcaagattaaaaattataccaACCATCATCTTTTTAAACTTTCTGGCTTCTTCTTGATCTTCATCACCAATTACGAAACCTTCAGGCTTTTTTTCACCGTTGATCTCATCGTCGTATTTGCTAAGAATATTTATCTCACGATTTACTCCTAGAAGTTCGATATCATCTGCACCCTCGAAAGGATTGTAACCAGTTTTAGATGCCTTTTTATTCTCATTACTCTGCAAAcgaaaatgtatgtaagtttccAAATGTCATATAATTAAGTCcaacttttaaaaattaaatattttgtttattcaCTGGGTAATACTTATACAGTATAAAAATCTGTTAAGTGACCATGTGAAGACGATTTTCTTGGGCCAAATATTCAGATAAAAGGTGCAATTTAAACACATTTCCTTAATAAAATTTTGCCCaaataacaaacaaataaaataaagtaatgttGATATACCTTTTTATATCTTTCATCATCTTTCATATTGACATTCATAAGAACGTCATCTCCCTCATCAAGAACTTCACGATCTTCTAGTGTCAGAATAACTTTGTTATCTTCTTCAAAAGCATCTGTGTCATGCAAAACACGCAATCCATGTAAAGATTGAGCAGTGTATGCATTTCTACGATCACCACGCTCTTCTTCCGCAGCTAACTCTCCGACACCAAATTCTGCATCCAATTCATCCAAAATTGCTGCCTATTTaaagatataaaatagtaagtaagaaaagtatgtaaaaaaaataggtatTATATAAGAAAAGACTTACTCGTTTAGCAGCGTCTTCTTTTTGTTTAATGATttctcgattttttttcacccaTGCAACAGCATCACCATCTTCATCATCAGAATCAGCTAAGTTTGTAGTAGTCAATAATCTAAAAAATAGTAGGTTttgaaataagattttttttttaaatataaaaacaataatagattttaaaacattgtttcTTCACTGGGTAATACTTGTACAGTACATCACTGTCAagtgaccatgtgaagatttatAATCTCGGTCAaaattttaaggaaaattcatcgataaaGAAGAAACCTTGTCTGAATGATTTGACCGgaacgaaataataaatataaataaataaaaaaaactcttaCTTTTGTTCCAACAGTCTCTTCTCTTTTCTTTCAGAAATTTTTGTTCTTAGAGTTTCTTGTTTTTTCTTGGCTGCAATATTATCAGCTGGTTTATGATAAAATTCTCCCAAATCATCTTTAATTTTGCCAtcctctgaaaaaaaaaaaaaaaaaatatatatatatattgaaaaaaatgtaaaaccaATTTGTTTAGAatgcttttaaaatttttaaattaccaGCACTTGTGTCTTCCGTCAACTGCAATGGTTTAAGTCCCAATTTTGCACGTAGACGATTTGTTTCATCTATCGATAATGAGTCTGATTTAGATCCAGACGCAATTTGATCTGATTCAGAATGTTTTGATCTTTTTTCTGGAGCCGGTGATACTAGATGAGAATCGACAGGGACTTCTTCAACTAAAATGATAGAAAAATTTTGGGTTATTTATTACCCTAGATTTAGGGTCATTTATCACCCCAAAAATTGGGATCTCACAATCAGCCAGGTTTTCACTTTTATCCACATACAGAAATGCATTGGAATGAAAAATACAACTAAGTGACGCTATATTTTTAGTTTCattacttgtttttattattttaattattatattttttttaagtgtatttttcaaaaatttaaatgggAAATCAAAGcgtgaaataatattaaattaaaaaatctaattattaAATGAGTACAgtgttaaattatatttctaatATGAACGTGTTTCTATGCACGATATTTACATTCGAATGCATGTGTAAAGTTTAATTGCCTTCAAGTTCCAAATCTTTTGATGGTGATGGCGATCAAGTTCCAAAATGGTGAAATTTCCACAACTAATAATCCTTCATTTCGAGGGTGGACGAATCATATTGAAAACGTGGCAGGTGCCGAGATTTAATTGCTGTGACAGATGAAATATCGAATATgtctttaaaaatttacatcttAAGGGCGAAAGCACATTGAGATGAACAGTCTTGGCTTTGAGTTTAGAAAGTGCGTTCCCAGTAAATtcttaattcgtacgatcttattatttcgactagtttctcctacatttcttcgaaTATGGGATTAGCCgtttatcaatcactgtcaagcttatatcaatacaaggacaaaatataaccgaaaacactgcagggggtgatttttgggattgCGTACTTCAGGCATGGATGAGCATGCTTgggttttttttgcataataaagAGTAcctaaaaaaacacgtgccacatGCCTCTCTGTGTGATTTCGACCCAAGTCTACCCTGACATCTGTACGTCACTAGCCACTGAACAAATTTTCTGAAGTTCAACTTTAACACACGTGTTTCGTTTATTGCAAACACGTGTTAGCGATAATCGGCTGATTTGTTTTGATTATAACTAGTTTGTCCCGAGCCTTCTTTGTAACTTGTTATACACCTTTTTTTATTGATCTATTGtggaaaagttttttttttgttggatCGATTGCTGCTCACCAATTATGtgagttaaaaatattaaaataatttaattattagtacaagtatgttttttttaaattgaaaatacgtGGCGTTGAGGCGCGCGctttctacaaacgcgtggcgatcAAGTCCATTTTCTATAAAATTTCTTTCGAGTTGTCACAAGGCTCAGAATGATTTTTCCCAGTTCCCAGCCTCCTGGACACATGCATATTGGGTGGGTGCACGTTAAAATGGTGAGCGACGAAAGCTTCAGGTGtagttcatgtatcaattccttttcaaaCCAACCCGTCGACagcaaaaatgtattaattcgtTTCCAAATCAATGGATACAATACGAGTCATTAAGGAAGCGAACAAGCGACCAACTCAAAAGTCTTCCAATCCAACCAAagataatttgataaaaatgtgGCCGTGCGTTGAATACCTCATGGTGTTGTGTGAAATCTATAATCCCCGGTCGACACTTTCGGTATCCACAGTGGTCTGCACCGTCTGAAACGAGGAACAGAAACAGCCATTAAACTGTCCAAAGACGCCAACTGACGACAGAATAGACTTGCCAACGATTCGACCACAATACGTGTTCGGCGTTGGCAAATCTGGGGCGGTGGCTGTCGAGGTTATGTCGTGTGGCGTCACATGACG
This window contains:
- the LOC143909681 gene encoding U4/U6.U5 tri-snRNP-associated protein 1, whose product is MGSSKKHKRSSRSRSRSRSESRTRTLTRARDARKRRRHSPSPPGLPSQSLSQSQSQSQSQSQSQSQPQPEVERRRHRKQRRRRSSDVEEVPVDSHLVSPAPEKRSKHSESDQIASGSKSDSLSIDETNRLRAKLGLKPLQLTEDTSAEDGKIKDDLGEFYHKPADNIAAKKKQETLRTKISERKEKRLLEQKLLTTTNLADSDDEDGDAVAWVKKNREIIKQKEDAAKRAAILDELDAEFGVGELAAEEERGDRRNAYTAQSLHGLRVLHDTDAFEEDNKVILTLEDREVLDEGDDVLMNVNMKDDERYKKSNENKKASKTGYNPFEGADDIELLGVNREINILSKYDDEINGEKKPEGFVIGDEDQEEARKFKKMMIREKLSSKRVESLVLPDLKIASEYYTEDEIKAKFKKTKKKGKIRKKPKIEDDGSDIEVIEDNDVIITDDTDIKVNFSILKPEVEEEEEEDNELELALAKARKLKLAEQQKLPKFEHIVASIKEEVEETEEFTGGIVLDSTAEFCRTLGDIPTYGQAGNRDVDAEELMELERSVEAEMAESDKAEGAWNSVDTETEQQVDVTRDGGGALAAEPAVGAGLAGALRLALSKGYLERGREARAAPAGLSHLRAHHYSIDDKAHGEDEKLNRRERGYSGPTCEFREKDGFRPNVKLDYVDDDGRPLPPKEAFRYLSHKFHGKGPGKNKQEKRIKQNQQEGLMKKMSSTDTPLGTLALLQARQKEAQAAFVVLSGAKQPRAAAP